The window GAAGGGGAAGCATCAGCATAAGAGGGGTAACGGGGGAAATAAGGCTGGgaatgggatgggaggacAGGAGAAGGGCGCTAGGGCTTACGAGCCGCATCTTGGCCCTGtggctgggggtgggattGTGAAGCCGGGGCAGAAGACGAAGGGAGGTTTAAAGTTGCTTGGTTGAGTGGAAGTATTGGCATTGTTTTCAGCATTGTTTGAGCCTATCATTTGGTCGTTCAGAAGTGTGCTTGGATATTGGATGCTACAAGTGTATTGCTATGAGATTGCAATTAGCCGCTGTGTATGATTCTCATTTGGTAGATAGATGTGGGCTTCCATGGGTGCCTAGGTTGGTTTCGCTATCATAACAAGTAAAAATTCACTAATGTATCATCTTGACGAAGAATTTATGTTTTGTATTCTGCCATTTTACGTCTCCTGTGCTGCTATGCTATGTATGATGTGTGTTGTCTGGTAATGATGATAATGTACGCCTTGCCCgcctgtctgtctgtccGTGTACAGACAGAAAGACGGATTTGAATGCCCAAAGAAAGTCTTCCCAAGATAGCGCCGCCGTCTCCCgaaccccccttccccactACTCCGTATGTGTTCGCCTGTACTTTTCCAtgctgttttgttttctgtgCTCGGCTCCAACTCTTTCCCGCTCCCGTCCCGTTTGGTAGGTATAGATGTTGACGAAGTAAGCTTAACTTTAAACGTTGTCTGGTTTCCTTCTTGTTGTTCCGGGGGTATCATAGATATACAAATAACTGAAAAGAAATATAAGAAAATCAAATACAGTGTTACAGCGGTCTAATCCTCCCTCCTATCCTGCAAATGCTTATCCGGGGATTTCGACACGGGTCTACTAACGACCTCTGCGCCGTCCGCGGTAAACAACACCCCGTCGTCGTGATCGTCAAGACTTTCCCTCCGCAACAAACCCGCGGCTTCACCCCTGCGAGggagatcatcatcatcatcatcctcctcctcgtcgctgcCGCTCGAGGGACCATCAGTGGTATGCTCTTCCAACAGATGCTCCTGCCCTTTATGCACACCTTCCTGCGCTTCGCGTCTCATCTTGGAGATTTTAATGTAATTGTACGCTCCTATCGCGACGAGGGTTACAGTCAGGCCGATGATGTTGACAAATGTCATGCGATCGCCAAAAACAATCGCAGCCGCCGAGATGGTGACTGCCTCTTTGAATATCCCCGCGATGGACAAGGTGACGACGCTGGtgcgttggaggagggcgaacTCGGCGGCTGTCATGAAAAAGGCGATCATGCCGGGGAATAGGAGGATCAATGGCGCCATGAGGGTGCCGCGTTCTTCTGCTATGGCGGAGAGGCCTTTGATGAGGCCGGAGACGCCCTCGACGGGGAAGGCGATGGTCAACAGGGAGACGAACATTACTggagcgaggaagaagatggagctgaaggggttggaggtggcggggttgcggaggaggaggatttgggtTAGGGCCCAACGGAAGCCGCTGAAGAAGGCGGCcgagatgacgaggaggaagccggggaggttgaaggagaCTTCGCCCGCTACCATCATTACTACGCCGAGGGTCatggtggcgatgatggctgtTAGGCGCCAGGTGGGGGATtcgaggcggaagaggaaggcgaagaggaggacgaaggctagggaggaggatttaCACATTGCTAAAGACACGGTGAGTTGGGTATGGGGGAATTGGAGAGAAAGGCAGGGGGCTTACTGTagaaggtgagggtgatgaatTGCAACGAGGTGTTCCCTAATCCTATGTCGAGACCTGTTGCTAGACCGCAGGGGCCGATGCGGGTGAGGTAGAATAACGGTGACATTAGGGGTTTCTTGGATTCTGGCGAGTCCAGCTCGCCTGGATTTGGAACATGGCCGTTGGTGGGCCggaaggatgggaagagatATAAGACGAGGGAGGCTAGGGAAAATTGCACGAGCATGTGCATGGCTGTTGTAAACATAGGAAATGGGAAGCCGAGCTTGTCGGGAGAGAACATCCATTTGTTGTACTATAAGATAGGTCAGTATCTCATGGCAGAGAGAGGCCAagggtttttgggggggatgactTACAAGTGATATCAACAGGGAAAAAAAGTACCATAACCCAATGAGCCCAGCGTTGATCAACAACTCCTTCATCACAAAGCGGTCCGcctctttttgttcttctggCGACACCTTCTCTCGTACTATTCTCTGGTCGAGTAATTGGTTGCGagttctctttttcttttttctcgtCCGCTCCTTTGCCGTCAAACCAgtctcctcgtcgtcatgaAGGTCCTCGTCCGACAATTCCACGTCCAACTCGTCCAGCCGTAGAGGTTCTCCCAGACTGCCCTCCTCTGATATTTTTGGCTCGTCAGTGCCATGGCCCCGCGCGTGTGGCGACCGGTGACGATTATTAGCGACATTGGCGGGATTGATCAAGCTGCTTCGTCGGCGACGGTGCCCTGAGGGTGCTAGAGAATCCATCTCGATGTCGTCACCAGCCAATTTGGATCCCGTTGCGGGATGTGGGTGCGTGGAGGATGTCCAAGGGCCGGGACCTGGTACAACAGCTGCTACCGGTGGTGTAGCGGATAGCGGTGTCGCGTGCCCGGGAGGTGTTGGCTTCTGCTGATCGAGATGTCTCGGGACAGAGACGTCAGTGTCGGTGTCGgtgtcggcgtcggcgtcAGAGGGCGGTTCAGGGACGGGGAGATGGGACGGAGGATGGGCAGGTTCAGGTGATGGGAATAGGGAAGGGAGAGACATTGTTCAAACATTGGAGCCCTCACTGGACTCATCATGGGGTTCAATTCGATCAATTCCAGCGCATTGGTGTTCGCTAAGCTCTGGGCCCGGTGGTCCCTAGCATCATCAGCCATGGCAGCAAAGATGAGCGGTGGAGCGGTTGGGGCCCCGAGACGTGGCCGGATTGGTCCCAGCGATggtccagcagcagcaggaaaCAGGGGGGCCGCCGGCTTTGGGCGAGGTCGCCAGTGGTTGGCTGCCTTTGCCAAGCCTACTTGGAACGCGCCGGAGCATTTTGCCTGCCCGCTACCTGGCATTCAACTGTCTTCCACCGTTAACCCATCGGTGATCGCCTGTTATCTTTGCTTTCTATTTGATGTTTGATGATGTCTCTCTGTCTTCCAATGACGTTATCTGGTCTGTTTCGTCATTCCTGGTTTGTTCATTTTTGTCCGCCAGGAGAATTACAAGAGTGGAACGGACCGAAACTAAAACGTGGTGACCGGAACACATAGCCGAAGATGTACAACAACCCCAGAGACAGAGAGTAACACCTACTCAGAACGACTGAACCCTGAACTACCTCTACGGCAAATATCATCACTCCCTCAACCATCTCGGTTGACTAACAAGATCCTGAGAACAGGCCGTAGGGAGATGGGATGTTGACAagagccaagcttccagtCCACCTACTGCTTGGATCACGTATGTAATGGTTACTAATAGCCTCGTGCAGCTTACCATCACGGCCAGGCGACCCCTTTATCCTGCACCGTTCGTTGCTGTGTTGCCGTGGAGCATTTCACATGTACTACTTCGTCTGAACTCTGGAATCTGTACGGCTTTCCATCTCTGGATGGTGGTCACGAGACAAAGCCGGCATGATGCTTAGCCCGGAAATAACCCCACCATCCACATGCATGTACAGATGATTGTACAAGAGCCTGTCTTCTCAACCTTGGGCAGCTGATGGTGACGAGAGATGTATCAGAATATCTTCACGGACCCCTTCGCTTCTGTTCTGCCCATATCATCGAAGCCCAAACCTCCAAAAGCCCACCCATGGTAGCTTCTCTCAGCTTGAGCAATCTGACGGAACTAGGCAGGTGAGAGTACTTTACCTATGCGCTTCGGGGTCTTTATTCGGCCTCACAGCAAGCTCAAAACTATCGCCATTGGAGGGAGGCAATGGGTGCTGACTCAGTATGCCACCCGAAACACCCGCATCTGCTGCAAAACGGCCAACACCATAAAGAGGAATGAGGGTTTCCAGAGCTGTAAGCCTTATTCATGATCATGTAACGAATCTAAAAACCTATATATAtttgaggtggtgttgaaggtcGCAATATTTTGGGTGTAAGAATTAAATCTTGATTTGATCGTGGGGCAGCTTTCCATCCTGATCTAGAAACTGATCGACCAAAGCGTTTGTTACCGTCATTGTTTGTTTCCCCTCCAAGAGCTAGCTACATATCTGATCAAAGGTACCTTagctttttgctttcttaTTCATCACGCATGCCGGCTGGCTTCAAGTACTATCAGCCAGACCCCGCCAATACCGACGCTTTGTCAATGATACCGCCGTTCAAAATGGCGGCATCGTGTTCGACCCAGGGTGCTGGTAGCCAGATGAGACAACAGGGTGCGGGGTATCTGCCGATTGAGAATTATGGCTTGATTGGAAACATGAGGACATGTGCCCTCGTGGGCATGGATGGCAGTGTTGATTACATGTGTTGGTGAGTTTGTCTGAATTCGAGATCAAAACATCTGGCTAATTGATATATACAGGCCCGAGTTTGACTCTCCTTCTGTCTTCTGCCGCCTCTTGGATAAGGATAAGGGGGGTTACTTCAGCATCCATCCAGCTTCCCATCTCAATTGCACCACCAAACAGCAGTACTTGCCTTCTTCCAACATCCTCCAGACCAGATACATTCAcgaagatggtgttgtggaCCTGGTGGACTTCTTCCCTCGACCCAAGAGCTCAAAGGTCATCTTCAAGGGGCCCAAACAATCGGCCTATCGAGAGATGACTAGCGTTCAAGAAGAGCTCAAGAAATGGCTCGTCCGACGTGTAGAGTGTATCCGCGGCCACCTCGAGCTCGACGTCGAGCTCTTCCCGGCCTTTGAGTACGCCACCGAACCACACGAGACCACCATCGTCCAAGAAACCAACGTCGCCCACGGTTCAACAAGCAAAACCGTCACCTTCCACAGCAAAAACGTCAAGCTCCAACTCGACGTCACCATCGACCGGGGTGaagacaacgacgacaagtACCCCAGCGTCAAGTTCAAAAAAGTCATGAAAGAAGGCATGCTCGGCGAAGGCGTGGTAGCCAGCATCCACGTCCACCCAGGCCAGGCCGTCTCCTTCGTTTTGAGGAAcgacctccccaaccacgTAACAGAGATCATCTCCCCCGCCGTCCTCGACACCCAGCAACACGACACACAATCCTATTGGTACAACTGGATCTCCCAATCCAAATACAAAGGCCGCTGGCGCGAAGTCGTCTCCCGCTCCCTCATGATCCTGAAGCTCATGACCTACGAACCCACcggcgccatcatcgccgcccccaccttctccatcccCGAAGACATCGGCGGCGTCCGCAACTGGGACTACAGGTTCTGCTGGGTCAGGGACGCATCCTTCACAATctacatcctcctccgcctcggcttcaaagaagaagcagacgCCTACATGGACTTTATCAACGagcgcctcctccaatcccGCGTCTCCGACGGTGGACTTCCCATCATGTTCACCATCCGAGGCGAGACTGACATCCCCGAGCGGGAACTTTCCCATCTAGACGGGTACAAAGGCTCCAAACCGGTGCGCGTCGGCAACGGCGCGGCGTTTCATCAACAGTTCGATATTTACGGCGAACTGATGGACGCCATCTACCTCTACAACAAATACGGCAAACCCATCCACTACGACGCCTGGGTGACGGTCCGTCAGCTCTTGGATTACGTCCTGACGATCCTCGACCAGCCAGACATGTCCATCTGGGAAGtccgcaacaacaagcaaaACTTCACTTACTCCAAAATCATGCTCTGGGTCGCCTTTGACCGGGGTCTGCGGCTTGCCGAAAAGAGGAATTTCCCTTGTCCTAATAGGTGGAAGTGGCTGGAGGCAAAGGATAAACTCTATGAGGAAATCATGGAACGGGGCTACAACAAGGAGATGAAGTGTTTCGTCCAGAGTTATGagaacaacaccatgctGGACAGTAGTATACTTATCGCCCCGTTGGTGTTTTTTATTGCGCCGAATGATCCGAGGTTTTTGAATACTTTGGACAGGATTATGTTGCCGccggagaagggggggttgacgagTACTGGGTTGGTGTATAGGTATGATACGGAATTATCCGAGGATGGTAAGCTCCCCCTTTGCTGATTTCTTGACAAACAGACCACAAGCTGACACAACTGCTGAAATaggtgtgggagggagagaaggcGCGTTTAGCATGTGCACGTTCTGGCTGGTGGAAGCCATGACGCGAGCGTCGGTGTATGAGCCAAAGTATCTGGTCAGGGCGATCAACCTGTTTGAGAACATGCTCAGCTTCTCGAACCATCTGATGATGTTCAGTGAAGAAATCAGCAGGAGTGGTGAGCAGTTGGGGAACACACCGCAGGCGTTCTCCCATCTGGCGCTGATCAGTGCAGCGTTTAATTTGGATAGGGTGTCGGAGTTTAAGCGCTGAACGGTGAGGTAGTAGATACTTATGAGGAAATGATGATATGTAAAGTTCTTGGTTTATATGTTTCCGTCTGCATACCTCGATTGGTAGCcattcaccctccccacaaaAAGCGAAAGTGACACTAGCCTATATTATATGGTGAACCACGCCTCAAAGGTGGACGAATAGGCCTTTTAACTATCTGTAAAGACCTATCAACTATCTTAGAAAGCTTCACAATTATCCTTCGAGGTATGTCTCACAATATAATATGGGTTGATCTACTTTCGCTGTGCCATATATTTGTGGTGAGGGCGCCATTATACATCAATATTACAACACGCTACTTCTGTCGCTATTTTTAGTCCTATCCCTTCCTCAAAATTAAACTGGCCCATTCAATCAGTGTATCTGTTCCAGCTTCTATTCGTGCTACCTCCAGAACCCCTCCTTTGCTCAAAGTGAAATAGCACACCTGAGTACCTAGATATCCTCTTGTCTTCCGCAAATcaccccaaaaaaaaaaaaaaaaaaaaaaacgccacTCGCTATGCCTGTATTTTCCCTGCCTGGCCCAGCAACTCAAAATGGTATCTAAACAAACGCGCCGGTACCcatgcttcttctcctcttgcttAATTTGCAGGCCTGAAATCAAACTTCCACCGACCCCAACATGAAAAAGCTCCCATCAGACGAGCAAAATGTCTCACCATCATTCTCtgcccccgcctcctccgctccaccctctccctcagtACTCACACTCTCCCTTCCCAGCGTTGGAGGACTAGAGACAGATTCCTCCCCAGTCTCCTAAGCCCCCGAGTCATCCATCTCAACCCCATTTCCCACACCACCCATGCCAATCCCAATGTCCAGATCCATATCCACGTCCTCATCCGCAAGCGAACTAAGCCCCGAACTGCCCGGACGTGAATCTTCCCCGTCGCCATTTATGAGGTTATGGTTCTccaacggtggtggtgtcggtCTCTCGGCCGCCTTTTTTCGTatctcctcccactctctgATGCTTGTCgggcctcctccctcaatAGCTACCTCTCCTTGCTCGATTGGTCGGCCTAGAAGTGTGCCAAGAAATTTAGTGTCGTCCGCTCCTTTGCTGTGTTTCTTTATGAGGGCTATGCATGAGTTAGCAAGATAGATCTGTAATAAAAAGGAGGCCAGGGCGGAACAAACCGTCAAGATAATCCTTCGCCTCATCATTTCCATCAAGCGCTATCCTCTGAATCTCCTTGTTGATTGGCCCCATCGCCCAGACGATAAATGCCTCCACTCCTCTCATATCCTCGATTCCGAGGTAGTCTTGCTCCTGTTGGGACTTCTCCGGTAGTAAAGCACCGACTTCTTGAAGCGCCATCCGCACGTCTACTACTGATGGTGTGGCGACTGAAGGGCTGGTTAcgcctggtggtgggacaTAGTCGGAGTAGGGGTTAAGAAATGGGCCGTCTGGCGCGATGAATGTGCCGTTATTGAGCTCAAAGAGGATTTCGTCCTCGTCTGTGAAGCCATCTAGAGCGTGGCTGTTGAGGGTGGCGTGCTTGGCCGTGAGGAAGCATAGTCGGTCGAGGTAGGCAGCTGCTAGTTGCGTGACAAAATCCAATACTGAAGGCTTCATTGCGTGGTAACCGGTTGCGCGAAGGATCTGAAGGACTGCTGGCCTCAGGAGGGCCTGGAAGTAAGCCGGCGTTGGCGCCATTCTGAGAGTGCttgggatgaggttgatgaaaCGGGTGATGATTTTTGAATGGTGGTTCGAATTGTGAGCGATGGATGAATAAAAATCGCACGCAATTCCCGATTTCTGAGTTTGAGTTGACCAAAGTGCCGAGTCGATGAGTTAGGTCAAACAGCTCGACTCCCACGATGTGGGTTGGCGTGTTCGACTTGGGGGGTCGCAACCAGAACAGCTCCAGTCAACAGCTCTCTGCCATCGCCGTCGACCTCCTATCCGATGATCTCCCCAGTCTGAGCTTGCGCTGCAATTTGACACCAGTTGGCGCACTCCCTTCCCAACTTCCGCTCTCCTAGTCTCAGCGCCAGTAACCTTGGGGGTAGAACGTGATGCCGTAGCTGGATCCTGTGAGTGTATCGATCTTTAAACACGCAATTCTGATTGTAATATGATAACAGAGTCGTGATAGGTACCAATTGCGCGCTGATGAAGAttgttgatgctgatttGGAGTCGGTGATGTGAGTGAGTGGGAGTCGTGAACTTTCAGGTGAACCGTGCCAGGCGTGTCTGCAGGGGAGCTCActtgcggtggtggggcgCCAGGGTCCACACCTTCGGTGAGAGTGGGGTGGCTCTAGCGTTCCCGTTATTtgcaccctcaccccctccatgGACATCATTTTCTACTGCACAATAAGCTCATGATGAAGAATTGCTGTTCTGCAGCAGGTACTATGAGCATGATATTctacgaggaggaaggcaaCATATGTGTATTATTGTTCCGCCGTGTACCTACAAAACTCGACGTGACACAGTCTCAGGCCAAGAGTCTATACCAAGGCAGCCTCGAACTGACTGCTGACTTTTCCCGGAAACTTCACTTCTAGTCACTATGTAACGAAGCCAGGTAATTCGGACCCAGCTGAATGGTGGATATAGTCGtgctaggtaggtatctcGGGAAGTATGCAGCTGAATTTCTGCGAGCAACAGACAGCTGTAACCACCAGTCAGCTCGCTGTAGACACCAACATACGAGACTCGGCTCTATCATGTGAGGTCTCAGGATAGCTTGACTGAAGCCCAAACACCCATACCCATAGTACTCATTCCAGAGGTAATATGCTCCCCAAATCGTTGTATACATACAATACATCATATTATACACAAAGGCGCGGACCCCCCATTCGCCcaacacctcaccaccccccaaccccaaagccAAAGCGACCCTACATCACCCTTTACATGGTCTTGAGGTAGTTGCTCTCCTTGATGTTGGCACGTCTCTCCTTGCGCATGGCCTTGCGCAGTTCCTGTCTCTTGTCGGccgcctccaacacctccttgaGCTCGCCGGTCGGGGCGGCGGGAAGGTTGATAGTCTGCTTCTGAATTGGGATCTTTGGTGCGAGGGCCTCGAGGTCACCGGATGCCATGAGTTTCGCCTCGAGTTGTCGCTGTCTCTTCGCCGCTAATCTACGTTGCTTCTTGGATTTGGCTGTAAAAAGGATTGTTGTTAGCATACGAATACTCCCCTGACCGCACACACAAGAATGAAACATACAATAAGCATCTCCAGCATccgcatcagcatcatcgcTGCGCTTCTGTCCGACTTCCACGCACTTCCAGAGCCACTCGGGGTACTGATCATCGGGGAGCGCCACAGGATCGGTTTTGCCCTTGAGGTAGTTGAGGCCGTTGAGAACGGTGCCAGCAGGGCATGACGAGAGACCGGCGGCATTGTCTGTTGTTGGCTCGGTGTTTAAGGGAGTGAGTTCGGgagcctcggcggcggcagcggcattGCGCGcgcggagggtggtgctgaagaaggcTTGTGGTATCCTCggtgtcgtcctcgtcactgTTTGGGA is drawn from Podospora pseudocomata strain CBS 415.72m chromosome 1 map unlocalized CBS415.72m_1, whole genome shotgun sequence and contains these coding sequences:
- a CDS encoding uncharacterized protein (COG:S; EggNog:ENOG503P4WT; antiSMASH:Cluster_4) — its product is MAPTPAYFQALLRPAVLQILRATGYHAMKPSVLDFVTQLAAAYLDRLCFLTAKHATLNSHALDGFTDEDEILFELNNGTFIAPDGPFLNPYSDYVPPPGVTSPSVATPSVVDVRMALQEVGALLPEKSQQEQDYLGIEDMRGVEAFIVWAMGPINKEIQRIALDGNDEAKDYLDALIKKHSKGADDTKFLGTLLGRPIEQGEVAIEGGGPTSIREWEEIRKKAAERPTPPPLENHNLINGDGEDSRPGSSGLSSLADEDVDMDLDIGIGMGGVGNGVEMDDSGA
- a CDS encoding uncharacterized protein (BUSCO:EOG09265KQ4; antiSMASH:Cluster_4; COG:J; EggNog:ENOG503P3P1), yielding MICRSCLRQASGLTSRQFTAITSQTVTRTTPRIPQAFFSTTLRARNAAAAAEAPELTPLNTEPTTDNAAGLSSCPAGTVLNGLNYLKGKTDPVALPDDQYPEWLWKCVEVGQKRSDDADADAGDAYSKSKKQRRLAAKRQRQLEAKLMASGDLEALAPKIPIQKQTINLPAAPTGELKEVLEAADKRQELRKAMRKERRANIKESNYLKTM
- a CDS encoding uncharacterized protein (CAZy:GH15; COG:G; EggNog:ENOG503NWWY; antiSMASH:Cluster_4), which produces MPAGFKYYQPDPANTDALSMIPPFKMAASCSTQGAGSQMRQQGAGYLPIENYGLIGNMRTCALVGMDGSVDYMCWPEFDSPSVFCRLLDKDKGGYFSIHPASHLNCTTKQQYLPSSNILQTRYIHEDGVVDLVDFFPRPKSSKVIFKGPKQSAYREMTSVQEELKKWLVRRVECIRGHLELDVELFPAFEYATEPHETTIVQETNVAHGSTSKTVTFHSKNVKLQLDVTIDRGEDNDDKYPSVKFKKVMKEGMLGEGVVASIHVHPGQAVSFVLRNDLPNHVTEIISPAVLDTQQHDTQSYWYNWISQSKYKGRWREVVSRSLMILKLMTYEPTGAIIAAPTFSIPEDIGGVRNWDYRFCWVRDASFTIYILLRLGFKEEADAYMDFINERLLQSRVSDGGLPIMFTIRGETDIPERELSHLDGYKGSKPVRVGNGAAFHQQFDIYGELMDAIYLYNKYGKPIHYDAWVTVRQLLDYVLTILDQPDMSIWEVRNNKQNFTYSKIMLWVAFDRGLRLAEKRNFPCPNRWKWLEAKDKLYEEIMERGYNKEMKCFVQSYENNTMLDSSILIAPLVFFIAPNDPRFLNTLDRIMLPPEKGGLTSTGLVYRYDTELSEDGVGGREGAFSMCTFWLVEAMTRASVYEPKYLVRAINLFENMLSFSNHLMMFSEEISRSGEQLGNTPQAFSHLALISAAFNLDRVSEFKR
- a CDS encoding uncharacterized protein (COG:E; COG:G; BUSCO:EOG09262R8O; EggNog:ENOG503NV22) translates to MSLPSLFPSPEPAHPPSHLPVPEPPSDADADTDTDTDVSVPRHLDQQKPTPPGHATPLSATPPVAAVVPGPGPWTSSTHPHPATGSKLAGDDIEMDSLAPSGHRRRRSSLINPANVANNRHRSPHARGHGTDEPKISEEGSLGEPLRLDELDVELSDEDLHDDEETGLTAKERTRKKKKRTRNQLLDQRIVREKVSPEEQKEADRFVMKELLINAGLIGLWYFFSLLISLYNKWMFSPDKLGFPFPMFTTAMHMLVQFSLASLVLYLFPSFRPTNGHVPNPGELDSPESKKPLMSPLFYLTRIGPCGLATGLDIGLGNTSLQFITLTFYTMCKSSSLAFVLLFAFLFRLESPTWRLTAIIATMTLGVVMMVAGEVSFNLPGFLLVISAAFFSGFRWALTQILLLRNPATSNPFSSIFFLAPVMFVSLLTIAFPVEGVSGLIKGLSAIAEERGTLMAPLILLFPGMIAFFMTAAEFALLQRTSVVTLSIAGIFKEAVTISAAAIVFGDRMTFVNIIGLTVTLVAIGAYNYIKISKMRREAQEGVHKGQEHLLEEHTTDGPSSGSDEEEDDDDDDLPRRGEAAGLLRRESLDDHDDGVLFTADGAEVVSRPVSKSPDKHLQDRRED